The following proteins are co-located in the Methanolacinia paynteri genome:
- a CDS encoding flavodoxin family protein: protein MKSLIVYHSETGNTKRVAEYIHEKTDSDILELKPEKKYSKIGMYTSGIKRALMQQGDEIGITNIDLAAYDTIVIGTPVWGGHPTPVVNAGLDIIKDGEDKKAVAFATYRGSEGETLNILRKKLEDAGMDVVGTYGFSEKETEDSGKIDEMIKAAEL, encoded by the coding sequence ATGAAAAGCCTGATCGTATATCATTCGGAGACCGGAAATACAAAAAGAGTCGCCGAGTATATCCATGAAAAAACCGATTCCGACATCCTCGAACTTAAGCCGGAGAAAAAGTACTCCAAAATCGGAATGTATACATCCGGAATAAAGAGAGCACTGATGCAGCAGGGAGACGAGATCGGCATTACAAATATCGATCTCGCGGCCTACGACACAATAGTCATCGGAACACCCGTATGGGGAGGGCACCCGACACCTGTGGTCAATGCAGGACTGGACATAATCAAAGATGGAGAAGACAAAAAGGCCGTTGCATTCGCCACTTACCGTGGTTCGGAAGGAGAGACGCTTAACATCCTCAGAAAAAAACTCGAAGATGCCGGGATGGATGTGGTTGGTACGTACGGTTTCAGCGAGAAGGAGACCGAAGACTCCGGAAAGATTGATGAGATGATTAAAGCGGCGGAATTGTAA
- the mptA gene encoding GTP cyclohydrolase MptA, which translates to MDLPDTQSTLPEVRINLTRVGVKNVKKLIEVARPGKRPVIFISNFDVFVDLPSSLKGANMSRNFEVIDEVLQKAVEGEVKGIEDVCNSVARKLLDHHEYADRTEVLMTSTFMVRRETPVSKTECDEVVKVVASAVAKRNNGKPIIRKSIGAEVTGITACPCAQNIMKEIAQNKLAELGIEQEKIVEFLDAVPMATHNQRGQGFLSIEIDDDQWVDLEKIISVLKNSMSAKIYELLKRGDESHVVFSAHKNARFVEDCVREMAKSVLTEFDFLPGDSLITIRQTNEESIHQHDAYAERKATIAELRAEINESF; encoded by the coding sequence ATGGATCTCCCGGATACACAATCCACTTTACCAGAGGTTCGCATCAACCTGACAAGGGTCGGTGTGAAAAATGTCAAAAAGCTTATTGAAGTAGCAAGGCCTGGCAAGCGACCAGTAATTTTCATCTCCAATTTTGATGTCTTTGTAGATCTCCCGAGCAGCCTGAAGGGTGCGAACATGTCTCGCAACTTCGAGGTTATCGATGAGGTTCTCCAGAAGGCAGTCGAAGGAGAGGTAAAAGGCATCGAGGATGTCTGCAACTCGGTCGCACGAAAACTCCTGGATCACCATGAATATGCTGACAGGACAGAAGTCCTGATGACCAGCACCTTCATGGTAAGACGCGAAACTCCCGTATCAAAGACCGAATGCGATGAGGTTGTCAAAGTAGTTGCAAGTGCGGTTGCGAAGCGCAACAACGGAAAACCGATTATCAGGAAGAGTATAGGGGCCGAGGTTACCGGAATCACGGCATGCCCGTGTGCACAGAACATCATGAAAGAGATCGCCCAGAATAAACTTGCCGAACTCGGAATCGAGCAGGAGAAGATCGTCGAATTCCTTGATGCAGTGCCTATGGCGACCCACAACCAGAGAGGTCAGGGCTTCCTCAGCATTGAAATCGACGATGACCAGTGGGTCGATCTTGAAAAGATAATAAGCGTCCTGAAGAACTCGATGAGTGCAAAGATATACGAGCTCCTGAAAAGAGGCGATGAAAGCCATGTTGTTTTTTCAGCCCATAAGAATGCAAGGTTTGTGGAAGACTGCGTCAGGGAGATGGCGAAGAGCGTTCTGACAGAGTTCGATTTCCTTCCCGGGGATTCGCTTATAACGATTCGCCAGACGAATGAGGAGAGCATTCATCAGCACGATGCATATGCCGAGAGAAAGGCAACCATAGCTGAACTTAGAGCAGAGATCAACGAGTCGTTCTGA
- the frhA gene encoding coenzyme F420 hydrogenase subunit alpha — protein MSKVVEVSPTTRHEGHTKLVLKVNDDGIIERGDWLSITPVRGIEKLAIGKTMHQAPKISSRVCGICPIAHTLAGIEAMEGSIGCEIPDDAYLLRVILQCANRLHSHALHNILTLPDMYLPGTDVHINPFTAEEPVRSVALRIQKLREIGQTLGEIVGGEPIHPSNPRIGGMYKNISPRAKAKCYDLLKEGKDLAREHMEFMITVLKDWDARPTASVAAGYEVEKTEKFGFHDQGYMAVDPLYASTNLDAEPKWYPERWTEVRPWDWYMGEQEITLDDPNYPNHATTPAGGKAWPQMEACTAVPMYDGAPVEVGPRARLAIFRNYDRKGAMGLQIARQMEYMDCFYSAIEALDALDTSGSVIADEIPQGDGSLGWAANEAPRGADVHLAKVKDGRVQWYSLLVPTTWNFPVCSRALEGAPWQLAEVIVRAYDPCVSCATHMMVVDEEKKVVAQKLVQ, from the coding sequence TTGTCGAAAGTTGTAGAGGTTTCCCCAACCACAAGGCATGAGGGTCACACCAAACTCGTTTTAAAAGTCAATGATGACGGAATAATCGAGCGCGGTGACTGGCTCAGTATTACACCTGTAAGGGGTATCGAGAAACTCGCAATTGGAAAGACAATGCACCAGGCACCGAAGATCTCTTCACGTGTCTGTGGTATCTGTCCGATTGCGCATACTCTTGCAGGTATTGAAGCAATGGAGGGTTCCATCGGCTGTGAAATTCCGGACGATGCATACCTCCTGAGAGTTATATTACAGTGTGCAAACAGACTGCACTCACACGCACTGCACAACATCCTCACTCTGCCTGACATGTACCTGCCCGGTACAGATGTTCACATCAACCCGTTCACGGCAGAAGAGCCTGTACGCAGTGTTGCACTGCGCATCCAGAAGCTCCGTGAGATCGGTCAGACATTAGGTGAGATTGTAGGCGGCGAGCCGATTCACCCGTCCAACCCCCGTATCGGTGGTATGTACAAGAACATCTCACCCCGTGCAAAGGCGAAGTGCTACGATCTCTTAAAAGAAGGTAAGGATCTTGCAAGAGAGCACATGGAGTTCATGATCACGGTTCTTAAGGACTGGGATGCACGTCCAACTGCATCAGTTGCAGCAGGATATGAAGTCGAGAAGACCGAAAAGTTCGGTTTCCATGACCAGGGATACATGGCAGTAGACCCGCTCTACGCAAGCACAAACCTGGATGCAGAACCCAAGTGGTACCCCGAGCGCTGGACCGAGGTCCGCCCCTGGGACTGGTATATGGGCGAGCAGGAGATCACACTTGACGATCCAAACTACCCGAACCATGCAACCACACCTGCCGGAGGCAAAGCCTGGCCGCAGATGGAAGCATGCACAGCTGTCCCGATGTACGACGGAGCACCTGTTGAGGTAGGTCCCCGTGCACGTCTTGCAATCTTCCGTAACTATGACAGGAAGGGAGCAATGGGCCTGCAGATCGCACGCCAGATGGAATACATGGACTGTTTCTACAGTGCAATCGAGGCATTAGATGCACTCGACACATCAGGAAGCGTAATTGCAGACGAGATCCCGCAGGGAGACGGCTCGCTCGGATGGGCAGCAAATGAAGCCCCGCGTGGAGCCGACGTACACCTTGCAAAGGTAAAGGACGGACGCGTCCAGTGGTATTCGCTTCTCGTACCGACAACCTGGAACTTCCCTGTATGCAGCCGTGCACTTGAAGGAGCACCCTGGCAGCTTGCAGAGGTTATTGTTCGTGCCTACGACCCATGTGTGTCATGCGCTACACACATGATGGTGGTCGATGAAGAGAAGAAGGTAGTGGCCCAGAAGCTTGTTCAGTGA
- the frhD gene encoding coenzyme F420-reducing hydrogenase, FrhD protein — translation MSDWYAENMIVGCGNPLQTDDGFGPAVIAELKKLSLPDNVKILDAGLAGPHYLFTLMAQSDIPVKKMVILDIMNFGGEPGEITRVTPDVLSPGAYTDPHSWGLREPLQILAEKTDIVIFGCQPESIDISQMDNEADEAEFWVTESVRKAIPKAMRLALAEVGVDYGTTIASQGNLQRERAGS, via the coding sequence ATGTCTGACTGGTATGCCGAGAATATGATTGTCGGGTGCGGAAACCCGCTTCAAACGGATGACGGTTTCGGGCCGGCCGTAATAGCCGAACTTAAGAAACTCTCTCTGCCCGACAATGTGAAAATCTTGGATGCAGGGCTCGCAGGTCCGCATTATCTGTTTACGCTTATGGCGCAATCGGATATTCCTGTAAAAAAGATGGTAATACTGGATATTATGAACTTTGGAGGAGAACCCGGAGAGATCACGAGAGTGACACCTGATGTTTTGTCGCCAGGTGCCTATACTGATCCTCATTCATGGGGTCTTCGCGAACCGTTGCAGATTCTTGCGGAAAAGACGGATATCGTTATATTCGGATGCCAGCCGGAGAGCATTGACATATCCCAGATGGATAATGAGGCTGATGAAGCTGAATTCTGGGTCACTGAAAGCGTTAGAAAGGCCATTCCGAAGGCGATGCGCCTTGCGCTTGCCGAAGTAGGGGTGGATTATGGGACTACTATCGCGTCTCAAGGAAATCTTCAAAGGGAAAGAGCAGGAAGCTGA
- the frhG gene encoding coenzyme F420 hydrogenase subunit gamma: MVNKITVGHVHMSGCTGCLVSLADNYEGLFKILDDYADLVYCLTLADVRHIPEMDVALVEGSVCLQDECSVREIKETREKAKVVVALGGCAAYGNVTRFCRGGQWNQPQHESFVPIGDLIDVDVYLPSCPPGAEAIRNVCVMAYLLLQGTDEQKALAAAYLTPLMNLAKRGTEACGCDLMYDIINQGLCMGCGTCAASCPVRAITMEYGRPNIDREMCIKCGACYAQCPRSEFSFDVINQFEGIMEAIDGAMGKGGE; the protein is encoded by the coding sequence GTGGTAAACAAAATTACCGTTGGACACGTTCACATGTCCGGATGTACCGGATGTCTTGTGTCACTTGCAGATAACTATGAAGGGCTGTTCAAGATTCTCGATGACTACGCAGATCTTGTATACTGTCTTACACTCGCTGATGTAAGGCACATCCCGGAAATGGATGTAGCCCTTGTAGAGGGATCTGTATGTCTTCAGGACGAGTGCTCGGTCCGTGAGATTAAAGAAACCAGGGAGAAGGCAAAAGTTGTCGTCGCCCTCGGTGGATGTGCAGCATATGGAAACGTTACAAGATTCTGCCGCGGCGGTCAGTGGAACCAGCCCCAGCATGAATCGTTTGTGCCGATCGGCGACCTGATCGACGTGGATGTATATCTCCCGTCCTGCCCACCAGGAGCAGAAGCAATCAGAAACGTCTGTGTCATGGCATACCTGCTTCTTCAGGGAACTGACGAGCAGAAGGCTCTTGCAGCAGCGTACCTTACGCCGCTCATGAACCTTGCAAAGCGCGGAACAGAGGCCTGCGGATGCGACCTCATGTATGATATCATCAACCAGGGTCTCTGCATGGGCTGCGGTACATGTGCAGCATCATGCCCTGTCCGTGCCATCACGATGGAATACGGAAGGCCCAACATCGACCGTGAGATGTGCATCAAATGCGGTGCATGTTACGCACAGTGCCCACGCAGCGAATTCAGCTTCGATGTAATCAACCAGTTTGAAGGCATCATGGAAGCAATTGACGGTGCAATGGGAAAGGGAGGTGAGTAA
- the frhB gene encoding coenzyme F420 hydrogenase subunit beta, with amino-acid sequence MVLGNYKTAVSARAADADILKCSQDGGIVTQLFTYALEEGIIDGAIVAAPGDEPWKPEPIVATTKAELLAARGTKYTISPNMMLIKEATRSYGLDKVGIVGTPCQMQALRKAQLYPMAMRKVPDKIALAIGIFCMENFPYMGLETIVEDHCQTKMESAVKMDIGKGKFSVYTERGALSQIPLAATHKYEQPGCHVCLDYVANLADVSTGSVGSPDGWSTVFVRTKKGEDVWSKAIAAGYFETKDIASVKPGLDLVTKLATGKIDKNKKTLEARATLGVNKGLRNPYI; translated from the coding sequence ATGGTTCTTGGAAATTACAAGACAGCAGTCTCGGCACGTGCAGCAGATGCTGATATCCTTAAGTGCTCACAGGACGGAGGAATTGTAACACAGCTCTTTACATATGCACTCGAAGAGGGCATTATAGACGGAGCTATCGTAGCAGCCCCCGGAGACGAGCCCTGGAAGCCCGAGCCCATCGTTGCAACAACGAAGGCAGAGCTTCTTGCAGCACGCGGCACAAAATACACGATCAGCCCGAACATGATGCTGATCAAGGAAGCAACCCGTTCATACGGTCTCGACAAAGTCGGTATCGTCGGAACACCGTGCCAGATGCAGGCACTCAGAAAGGCACAGCTCTATCCTATGGCAATGCGTAAGGTACCCGACAAGATTGCTCTTGCAATCGGTATCTTCTGCATGGAGAACTTCCCGTACATGGGTCTTGAGACAATCGTCGAGGACCACTGCCAGACAAAGATGGAGTCTGCAGTCAAGATGGACATCGGAAAGGGCAAATTCTCGGTATACACCGAGCGCGGAGCGCTTTCACAGATTCCGCTCGCTGCAACACACAAGTACGAGCAGCCCGGATGCCACGTATGTCTTGACTACGTAGCAAATCTTGCTGATGTATCTACAGGTTCAGTCGGCAGTCCCGACGGATGGAGCACAGTCTTTGTCCGCACAAAGAAGGGAGAGGACGTCTGGTCCAAGGCAATTGCCGCCGGTTACTTCGAGACAAAGGATATTGCAAGCGTCAAGCCAGGTCTCGACCTTGTCACGAAACTTGCAACAGGCAAGATCGACAAGAACAAGAAGACTCTCGAAGCACGTGCAACCCTTGGTGTCAACAAGGGCCTGCGCAACCCATACATCTAA
- a CDS encoding response regulator has product MVMILVTDDSAFQRNIIISILKDHGYEYREAANGIEAAEAALKYRPDLILLDIYMPDSGGFDFMEEAGRLELDIPVVILTSDIQDTTREKCLELGASGFLNKPVVKEDLLEKISDLVHVG; this is encoded by the coding sequence ATGGTGATGATTCTTGTAACCGATGATTCTGCCTTTCAGAGGAATATTATCATATCTATATTGAAGGATCACGGGTATGAATACAGGGAGGCAGCGAACGGTATTGAGGCAGCTGAAGCTGCCTTAAAGTACAGGCCGGATCTCATTCTTCTTGATATCTATATGCCCGATTCGGGAGGATTTGATTTTATGGAGGAAGCGGGCAGACTGGAACTGGACATTCCTGTGGTTATCCTGACTTCCGATATCCAGGATACGACCCGGGAAAAATGTCTTGAGCTTGGAGCATCCGGTTTTCTCAACAAACCAGTTGTAAAGGAAGACCTTTTGGAAAAAATTTCAGATCTTGTTCATGTAGGATGA
- a CDS encoding chemotaxis protein CheC translates to MMSYAITESDIDAFRELINIGLGRSAGILNKITRSHVTLSIPDVKIIPVGRLDEIHNCDTDGELATVSLDYSGSFSGRTAVVFPQDSGAKLAMAVTGENEGSPELDAMKVEVLKEVGNILVSGVMGSISNVLKTSLSYSIPVYSESEIEDLIRSCKKFTEEFIIIGRANFIIRDLEISGNIIMILEMGSLERLLNSVRNVNG, encoded by the coding sequence ATGATGAGCTATGCGATCACGGAGAGTGATATCGATGCATTCCGGGAACTGATTAATATCGGACTTGGACGTTCTGCCGGAATACTGAATAAAATTACCAGATCACATGTCACTCTCAGCATTCCTGATGTAAAAATAATACCTGTCGGCAGACTGGATGAAATTCATAATTGTGATACAGACGGGGAACTCGCCACTGTAAGCCTTGATTATTCCGGTTCTTTCTCTGGAAGAACTGCTGTTGTTTTCCCCCAGGACAGCGGTGCAAAACTTGCAATGGCTGTCACCGGCGAGAACGAAGGTTCTCCTGAACTCGATGCTATGAAAGTCGAGGTCTTAAAGGAAGTTGGAAACATCCTCGTGAGCGGAGTGATGGGGTCGATCAGCAACGTCCTTAAAACCAGTTTGTCGTATTCTATCCCCGTTTACAGCGAGTCCGAGATTGAGGATCTCATCAGGAGCTGCAAGAAATTCACTGAAGAGTTTATCATAATCGGACGTGCGAATTTTATAATCAGGGACCTTGAGATATCCGGGAATATCATTATGATCCTCGAGATGGGCTCACTGGAGCGTCTGCTTAACAGTGTACGGAATGTCAATGGCTGA